Proteins encoded by one window of Elaeis guineensis isolate ETL-2024a chromosome 12, EG11, whole genome shotgun sequence:
- the LOC105054946 gene encoding B3 domain-containing protein Os03g0120900, with product MELAHGIRRGGHHRGEEDQEEALSKNPSFSPSSSTPPSFSFTWIPHAEPAPALPIEREHMFDKVVTPSDVGKLNRLVIPKQYAEKFFPLDPSVADKGLSLCFEDRTGKPWHFRYSYWNSSQSYVMTKGWSRFVKDKRLDAGDTVSFCRGVGDSGRGRFFIDWRRRPGSSHHRQPPLPGQPMQLPFAATTTPFAGLFPPSVPAAMRNAASPGAGGDGGSYVRFRSVCPPPHVRVQVGGGSEVVGLPMVLGSLPVIHGSAKPKRVRLFGVNLECSEPEVDLGEAQRLPLAQPRPSLLQWRIGALESTVVSTGSKLHSSMDLHL from the coding sequence ATGGAGTTAGCCCATGGAATTAGAAGAGGCGGGCACCACCGTGGGGAAGAAGACCAAGAGGAGGCATTATCCAAGAACCCTTCCTTCTCTCCCTCGTCCTCCACTCCCCCCTCCTTCTCCTTTACTTGGATCCCTCATGCCGAGCCCGCTCCCGCACTTCCGATCGAGAGGGAGCACATGTTCGACAAAGTAGTGACGCCGAGCGACGTCGGGAAGCTGAACCGGCTCGTGATTCCAAAGCAGTACGCCGAGAAGTTCTTCCCTCTAGACCCGTCGGTGGCCGACAAGGGCCTCTCCCTTTGCTTCGAGGACCGCACCGGGAAGCCATGGCACTTCCGCTATTCCTATTGGAACAGCAGCCAGAGCTACGTCATGACCAAGGGATGGAGCCGCTTCGTCAAGGACAAGCGCCTTGACGCAGGTGACACCGTCTCCTTCTGCCGTGGTGTCGGTGACTCCGGCCGTGGCCGCTTCTTCATCGACTGGCGCCGCCGCCCTGGCTCCTCCCACCACCGCCAGCCGCCGCTCCCTGGTCAACCGATGCAGTTGCCTTTCGCTGCCACCACCACCCCATTCGCCGGGCTCTTCCCCCCTTCGGTACCAGCTGCCATGCGCAATGCCGCAAGCCCCGGCGCTGGAGGCGACGGCGGCTCGTATGTCCGTTTTCGATCGGTGTGTCCCCCGCCGCATGTCCGGGTGCAAGTCGGAGGTGGCAGTGAAGTGGTGGGGCTGCCGATGGTTTTAGGGTCGCTGCCGGTGATCCATGGCTCGGCGAAGCCCAAGCGAGTCCGGCTCTTCGGAGTGAACCTAGAGTGCTCGGAGCCGGAGGTCGACCTCGGTGAGGCTCAAAGGCTGCCTCTGGCGCAGCCTAGGCCTTCTCTTCTCCAGTGGAGAATTGGGGCTCTTGAGTCCACTGTGGTGTCCACAGGAAGTAAGCTGCACTCATCCATGGATCTCCACTTATAA